TACATAAGATAATTGATAGTTTACATTTACCAGTACTTACTGTTGGAAATGAACTAAGGAATTATACGAGATAAGAGCATAATGCATTTTGTATTAAGATCAAAATATGTTTCTAGCATGGTGATGTTTGAACTATGATAATTCTACTTAAGGAATAGTACAAAATAGGTATAAGCTGGTTGAGATTGATTGGCTCTTGAGTTGTGGTAGAAATTGCCTGCATAAGTTTTTTGTGCTATAAGGAACTCTTTCTTCCCTTACCAGGATCAAGAGTCCCAAAATTTTCCATCAGAACCGAGCGTTCATCAGCTCCTTCCAGTCTGACCATTCAATCTTTCAGTGACAAGAGCAATGCTTCAAGTGAAATATTATCATCTCCAAATCTGAAAGCCTTAACTTTCAATGAGCTAAAGAACAGCACCAGAAATTTCCACCCGGACAGTTTTCTTGGTGAGGGACGATTTGGTTATGTTTTCAAAGGATGGATTGATGAATACTATTGTTTAGCTGCAAAGCCGGGATCAGGAATGGCTATTGCTGTCAAAAAGCTTAAATCTGAGCGTTTCCAAGGCCACAAGAAGTGGTTGGTAGGTCTCTTCTTATTGTATtcatattttttgggttttttttttttggggtgggggggtgcTGTTAGACTCCTCTATGCAatcttattagttattattcaTGGCGTAATTACTGATATTGTCTCAAATTCCAGAATGAAGTTAATTATATTGGCCAACTTCATCATCCAAATCTGGTTAAGCTAATTGGGTACTGTCTCGAGGGTGAGAACCGGCTTTTGGTCTATGAGTTCATGCCTAAAGGGAGTTTAGAGAATCATCTATTTAAAAGTATGTCCTACTTATGTTTATACTTACTAGATTCTTAATTCTTATGCTCATTCATAACAATGAGACATGGGGTCTTTTATCTGTTTGGttccttagagaaaaaagagaaaaaatgaagtCT
This genomic stretch from Quercus lobata isolate SW786 chromosome 3, ValleyOak3.0 Primary Assembly, whole genome shotgun sequence harbors:
- the LOC115982869 gene encoding probable serine/threonine-protein kinase PBL3 isoform X2 translates to MGNCLDSSGSRVPKFSIRTERSSAPSSLTIQSFSDKSNASSEILSSPNLKALTFNELKNSTRNFHPDSFLGEGRFGYVFKGWIDEYYCLAAKPGSGMAIAVKKLKSERFQGHKKWLNEVNYIGQLHHPNLVKLIGYCLEGENRLLVYEFMPKGSLENHLFKRVQC
- the LOC115982869 gene encoding probable serine/threonine-protein kinase PBL3 isoform X1 — protein: MGNCLDSSGSRVPKFSIRTERSSAPSSLTIQSFSDKSNASSEILSSPNLKALTFNELKNSTRNFHPDSFLGEGRFGYVFKGWIDEYYCLAAKPGSGMAIAVKKLKSERFQGHKKWLNEVNYIGQLHHPNLVKLIGYCLEGENRLLVYEFMPKGSLENHLFKRGPQGPQSLSWEIRIKVAIGAARGLCFLHEAKPHVIYLDFKASNILLDAIC